TCGCGCGATTGTGCAAGAGATCGCGGCAAGCACAGCCATGCCTGGCGTGGCCTATCTTGACCTGCGTCATCTGGACGCAGCTCATCTGCGTGCGCGCTTTCCACGCATTTATGCCACATGCAAACAATACGGCATCGACATCACTGCTGACCTTGTGCCGGTGCGGCCTGCAGCTCACTATCTGATGGGCGGAATAAAGACCGACCTTGATGGACGAAGCACGTTGACCGGCCTCTATGCCGCCGGAGAGGCCGCGTGCACAGGTGTGCACGGCGCAAACCGCTTGGCCAGCAATTCCCTGCTTGAAGGATTAGTCTTCGGTGCTCGCGCCGCTAGTGCGATGAGAAATGAAGGCGGTTCAGGTTCAGGACCGTCCTGTCCGCCACAGGTTCTGCAACGGAACTCAAATGTTGCTCCTGAAATTGCGGAGCAATTGCGCGCTGCGATGTGGAAGCATGCCGGCGTCGTCCGAAATAGAAGTGGCTTGCTACAACTTCGCCAGCAAATCAATGACTGGGAAGATGCTCTAGCTTTGCCTTCCAGACGAGAGGAGATCGAGACAAGAAATCTTCTCGCAGTGGGAGATCTTATTGTGCGCTCCGTATTGGCGAGAGAAGAAAGCCGTGGAGCTCACTATCGCATCGATTGTCCAAAGCGCGATGATGCACGCTTTCTAAAGCACTCGATTGTTTCGGCGGATAAGATCTACTTCGAATAAGGAACGCGACATTCAGCTGCGTAGGAACTCCAGTTCAACGGTGGTGCAGTCATCCGACGGTGGAGCGCCTTGGGCGAAGTCGCTTACCGCAGCGAACAGATCCTGCCCGGCAAGCACCGTAGATTCGAGTCTCTCATCGCCAAAGAATTCACCTTCACGATTTTGAGCTTCGTTCACGCCGTCGCTAACCAGGACGACACGGTCACCTGGATTCAACCTGAAGGTGTAGGTTTCGAATTCTGCAGTGGGAATCAACCCTAACGGAAGATTCCCTTCAGTAGGCCTTAGGATTTTGCCGCCTGTTACGCGCACCGCAGGCACGTGCCCACAGTTTAAAAACTCGCAGTCTCCATCCGGCGTGATCTTTAACACGTTGCAAGTCGCGTACTTCTCGCCAAGCTTCTTGACGCAGAGAAAGCGATTCACGGCTAAAGCGATCTCCGCGAGAGGAACATGTGCGACTAGTTGCGAATAGATCATGCCTTGAAGAATCGAGGCGAGAATCGCGGCCGACACTCCTTTTCCGCAGATGTCCGCGAGCACCAAGTACAAGTTGCCGTCGGCCAACACCGCGTCGTAGAAGTCACCGCCGATCTCCTGACAGGGCAAGCTACGTGCTCTCAGCTTCGCAAAATGCACTTCGGGAATGATGACCGTCATCAGCCGCTGCTGGATCGTTGCAGCAATGGCAAGCTCTTTTTGATACAGCCGCGCGTTCTGCTCCGCTTGTGCCAACTGCGCGGTCTCGATCAAAGAGGCAGCTTCTGTAGCAACCGTGTTCAGGATGTCTCGGCTCAGGCTGGATAGGCCGCGCGATGCCAGCCGGCTATCGAGATAAAGAACGCCGTTAATACCGCGCGGTCCCTCGCTCGACTCCATCTGCTGGCCCTGCGTCGCCATGTTCGTACGGAATAGCGGCATGCAGATAACCGTGCGCAAGTCGTGGGCGACGATGCTCTGGCGGGCCGCAAGGTCTGAATGGCTGGCTGTGTCTGTGATGATTACGCGCGACGCAGATGTCATGGCGTCTTTGAGGATCGAATGCGAGATCGTAGTGTCGTCCTTGAGTTCGTCCCCAAGCGAAGTCCGTCCGACGGCCATACTCAGATCGCCTTCCTTGCCAACCAGGAAGACGAAGCCACGCTCCGCTCCAGTGATGCGCAACGTCGCTTCCACAAGCGTTACAAGTACGTCGTCGAGAGCACCGCGGCTGTTCAGCTTACGGGCTACTTCGAGAAAGAATGCCAGCTTCTCCAGGTCTGAGGCTTCCTTCTCAACCTGGAGCCCGGAAATCTGGCTCAGCAATTCGCGCGCAGAGCTACCCACTTGGCTGGCTGAGCCATATTGAAAAACAGCAAACGTGCGGTCGTTGCTGCTGCCAAACTGGAGCCGGTCGTTATTAATCAGTTTGTGACGCTTTACCGGAGCTCCGTTGACGTAGGTACCATGCTTGCTGCCGAGGTCGAGCAGATAGTATTCGCCACCCATCTGCACGATTTCGGCGTGGTCGCGAGAAGCCATGGGATCGGTAATAACCATGTGCTTTTCAGCGCGTCGCCCAATGGTGAACGGAAAACTGACAAGAGGAATCGCCTGCTGCCTGTCTCCTTCGACGCGCAGGAGTACCGGAGACTCCTGCCCGCCTATGATCGTCTTGTCGGCCGTTGCTTGAGTCGACATTTGAGGTACCTGTTGCACAGAAGCGTAACACCTCTACTAGATCGAAGGTACAATTTTGCCTTGACTACCGACCGAGCAACTAAACGCGTCGTCGTTTCCTGGAGTGGCGGCAAAGACAGCGCCTGGACCCTGCACACGCTCCGACAACAGCCTGAGAAATATGTAGTCCTCGGCCTCCTGACTACGATCAATCAAGCTTTCAATCGGATCGCCATGCACGGCGTACGGCGCGAATTGCTCGAAGCGCAGGGCGAAGCTGCGGGATTGCCGCTCTGGACCATTCCCTTACCCTCCCCATGTACGAACGAGCACTACGAGCGCCGGATGACCAACGCGTTGCATTTTCTAAAGCGCCTCGGCATCGACGCCATCGCTTTCGGAGACCTCTACTTACAGGATATTCGCCGATATCGTGAGACGCAGTTCAGCAACTGCGGCCTTGAACTTCTGTTTCCCGTGTGGGGCTTACCAACCCGGCA
This genomic window from Terriglobales bacterium contains:
- a CDS encoding SpoIIE family protein phosphatase, whose protein sequence is MSTQATADKTIIGGQESPVLLRVEGDRQQAIPLVSFPFTIGRRAEKHMVITDPMASRDHAEIVQMGGEYYLLDLGSKHGTYVNGAPVKRHKLINNDRLQFGSSNDRTFAVFQYGSASQVGSSARELLSQISGLQVEKEASDLEKLAFFLEVARKLNSRGALDDVLVTLVEATLRITGAERGFVFLVGKEGDLSMAVGRTSLGDELKDDTTISHSILKDAMTSASRVIITDTASHSDLAARQSIVAHDLRTVICMPLFRTNMATQGQQMESSEGPRGINGVLYLDSRLASRGLSSLSRDILNTVATEAASLIETAQLAQAEQNARLYQKELAIAATIQQRLMTVIIPEVHFAKLRARSLPCQEIGGDFYDAVLADGNLYLVLADICGKGVSAAILASILQGMIYSQLVAHVPLAEIALAVNRFLCVKKLGEKYATCNVLKITPDGDCEFLNCGHVPAVRVTGGKILRPTEGNLPLGLIPTAEFETYTFRLNPGDRVVLVSDGVNEAQNREGEFFGDERLESTVLAGQDLFAAVSDFAQGAPPSDDCTTVELEFLRS